One Leishmania major strain Friedlin complete genome, chromosome 29 DNA segment encodes these proteins:
- a CDS encoding conserved hypothetical protein (previous protein_id=AAZ09574.1), with product MDYVLGVLYATKRYEPLDTSRVHPGGSARRRGQSSLLHSTAFAMNSVAGVPVMPDIVGAGSDNDNDHTTTAAEYLLTPKADSTNRTWAVPVSVTAKATPPVKEANAVESTFPLRRGGNAETEPPSLLLPPRTPTLGVDRAPVMTLPLHLPGSRRRSSSLKASGMLPLPTAAADHTLSFSREGSVLSPLVPGVSTPVITSDAVHSATGGGGGPTASGGRPAIRPQRLEYSVPTKVIAGKYVLLYLPPPHRAGETSAAGLWGSVGAGSAPFLSSGGAASGGGGAGASGARAHQTSALLQSPHMDPSKQRLGSSTSSSSSFMTGVSSHTLSTGSGRPNFSAPMSKSVDPSASTSTATVGGHHLSNHHASHSGAGGGPGAAARQAIVRAAAAAASTQQKVLLFYCLLLHGLAHQKPMQEETSEPFLEGRDAMNLAATGPVPVAVLELQYTTEGPVRSNPGGTSSTSTLGGSVGAPAGADGHGGVALISPGATAGGDVGVGSAASPPPSGTRTQVYSPLPVSLSPHSAPDGVRGVSMQPGACFSGGGHLPTTTSGSASPRASSAIPLLHNVGDPFVARSETCADEGSATAAAVLRELLRGSLSNDDVAATQRLSSVLRHLLDGQPDVWLSPDNIAFDSEITQNPYYGGWYSVESNDGYRRVMQMCNIQSWPTVVLVDPAGNVVTVEALQYMEKELARYIDEVDASVARASALRAAAPTTSPITAAASLATGAGSASTSATARALMSASSPSPQASEASQQAPAVPPLPQYRVDIIELNVTEKSPSSPQPRVLLVAESPALSPLQGVATATGRFNTNPLASHVEVAADDGDASTSDSAHTPKRRSTSLLGSTGRLESSASVHDPQIPTAEPTPVKAVPITARYVADSSAHSATSTATPATASISAVTVSPLLPNASMSNNELAAGVQQGMMSPGRSEEKDEQGDEQGVLITEQPFDTAMTSLTRFATDDDSDDTRQKNSHKVCKKSISLTTQPLCHLSMPALYWSAATTASSANFSLNNVCMTKGHASFPSWDPKAYGGDVAGVLAVSDLDSEMDIPNQLGKTEGSGTRVSKDSSSSTREEEGRIKAPTIQVPLASALPLTDAVASSAVAPMKTAEGCIAAAPGAPPISPSSSPAPLPMFSSRFPWNHVLADPLTVQAPLSLMTASVVTATTAASTYAPEEDENVPKGDKAVSSPPLPSLRPFSRRASAITSRGERRRGDAEDGREDSSDFDRATGASSAGAAGARCSTTPSRTPAATAVVPSSAVPRHAGLSSASNSISESPAAIALSHDNLSPRSGGIRGAGVAPLTWSGRRLPMHPLHRLAFCSVTGREVRERARQAANDTALSSSELGKANGQSIAAPVMQEAVHQSMADASNESPVFPSLSLADSAEDASARRLPVPRGLSCQPRSPLPSTPAPPQPSLSDAATQRIMERLLENWQREVAVRLHQCTHLLILFGADWHPGMPKFVRAVRRLCSAINPPPSASAGAPASRKGSHGDGGDVGALRGGLSGLKMQGSDSQLSAGDDDVAPFASWKGFSNSLMDWAGGGLVGFTGGFEDTSSRHDMRSFCSFIRADADGGSASEEGACMASAPPSGEVGAVTDKGAASDAAPRLCVQVIYVSADESLQGVCAAMAEMPADWLCVSPFVARSRLERQLQKHASEMARCIFHVKSFPRMVVVELPSAQQQQQPTNAGCTAAVHTGAISAEDRDEVEDELGDPAGTLTALCDTTVISQQLLGQRLYGLWKVVQLHGETHLCADPEGKGFPWTSESADVLRVKQEDVSAFSRVRRQMFSSFASGCRQPQQDLLHTALSSRPSPPSKVSSPVVFEDAKLLRSPTELLNVSGTSTKKVTAVEKDDWVATADTVSLHYPAERLFPPIKPFLVADGELPSLLERGGYFVVLGAFGSVDSQLHQQCVNALDEVRRWFYAEVEARKQRAWSEPAQLQVMAPHGTYATSFTVGGDRVTLSPAVFHATAGGSTGVEEYSLPTRYSPSITAAATLSVAPGGADLGSASASHRPGHSNFSNRSGSAPLFLEDGWSETRAGLSPKLAAMSSPMPGPLTLQLDSPAGLHGLHVSGARSLASAATAHKPAAAARPLPTVYFYDSILSHPPAPDSPSSAPATHHGGGVPAHDELGVDEEGGLRVRATLLRQASPAPTGTPAEALPQRFGSGDESTAAAAASSPSIAPPPRVLDNTSALRRQHAKDLALLQEYIIAPILEADEKQLPAREGELYLACIRWPQRTSAVLRRRLAPEGRPNASAQASSTGSAAGLPVSSVSSSAAGGSVGGGTSSPASGMNPTLRSLTSSQSSGQAQLLPEVITRRSSTPSGASPLPSSPTTTPVPGNVSAVAAAATSGGGSASSHIITPAMAPVVLPPSSSFVAANAGGGSASGNATGLSSPSLGATNPQTSAATSLSNIIIEEEGKEGSPYSDSTPLASVEAIKSFLYDNVLRLMES from the coding sequence ATGGACTACGTCCTGGGCGTGCTGTACGCCACGAAGCGGTATGAGCCGCTCGACACGTCGAGAGTGCACCCCGGTGgctcggcgcggcgccgaggaCAGTCATCGCTCTTGCATTCCACTGCATTTGCGATGAACTCGGTGGCCGGTGTGCCGGTGATGCCCGACATCGTTGGTGCCGGTAGTGACAACGACAACGATCACACCACTACTGCCGCGGAGTATCTTCTCACCCCCAAGGCAGATAGCACCAACCGCACATGGGCAGTGCCTGTGTCGGTTACTGCGAAGGCCACACCGCCCGTCAAGGAAGCAAATGCCGTTGAGTCTACGTTCCCGCTCAGGCGTGGCGGAAATGCTGAGACAGAGCCGCCCTCGTTGCTTCTTCCGCCACGCACGCCTACACTAGGTGTCGACCGCGCCCCTGTGATGACACTACCGCTGCACTTGCCAGGCTCCCGCCGTCGCTCGTCGTCCCTGAAAGCCAGTGGCATGCTGCCCTTGCCTACGGCTGCGGCTGACCACACgctttctttctctcgtgAGGGCTCTGTGCTGAGCCCGTTAGTCCCGGGCGTGTCTACACCGGTTATCACCAGTGACGCAGTCCACAGCGCGaccggtggaggcggtggcccAACAGCTTCTGGGGGACGCCCCGCTATTCGGCCGCAACGACTAGAGTACAGTGTGCCCACCAAGGTGATTGCGGGTAAGTACGTGCTGCTGTACCTCCCCCCGCCTCACCGGGCAGGCGAGACGTCCGCTGCGGGGTTGTggggcagcgtcggcgctggcagTGCTCCGTTCCTTAGCTCCGGTGGCGCTGctagcggtggcggtggcgccggtgccagtggcgcgcgcgcgcaccagACATCGGCACTGCTGCAAAGTCCTCATATGGATCCTTCAAAGCAGCGCCTAGGCTCCAGCACGTCGTCCTCTTCGTCCTTCATGACCGGTGTGAGTTCTCATACACTGtccaccggcagcgggcggccAAACTTCTCCGCGCCAATGAGCAAGTCCGTCGACCCTTCAGCATCcacgtcgacggcgacggttGGCGGACACCACCTCAGTAATCACCATGCCTCGCAcagtggtgctggcggcggcccaggcgcggcggctcgGCAGGCCAtcgtgcgcgctgctgctgccgctgcgagcACGCAGCAGAAGGTTCTCCTCTTCTACTGTCTCCTTCTGCATGGCCTGGCGCACCAGAAGCCGATGCAGGAGGAGACCAGCGAGCCGTTCCTGGAGGGCCGCGATGCCATGAACCTGGCAGCCACAGGGCCGGTTCCCGTCGCCGTTTTGGAGCTGCAGTACACGACAGAAGGACCAGTGCGCAGCAACCCGGGTGGGACGTCGAGCACTTCAACCCTTGGTGGTAGCGTTGGCGCTCCTGCGGGGGCGGACGGACACGGCGGTGTCGCGTTGATCTCTCCCGGGGCCACCGCGGGCGGTGATGTCGGTGTGGGTAGTGCCGCTTCTCCGCCGCCCAGCGGCACCCGCACGCAAGTGTATAGCCCTTTGCCAGTGTCCTTGTCCCCTCACAGCGCCCCTGACGGCGTACGCGGAGTCTCGATGCAACCTGGTGCTTGCttcagcggtggtggccacCTGccaaccaccacctccgGTTCGGCTTCTCCGCGCGCATCTTCCGCCATTCCTTTGCTCCACAACGTCGGCGACCCTTTTGTGGCGCGGTCTGAGACTTGCGCAGACGAGGGCAGCGCTACAGCTGCGGCAGTCTTGCGCGAGTTGTTGAGAGGCAGCCTCAGCAATGATGACGTGGCGGCCACGCAGCGGCTCAGCTCAgtcctgcgccacctcctcgatGGCCAGCCGGACGTGTGGCTTAGCCCCGACAACATTGCCTTCGACAGCGAGATAACGCAGAACCCGTACTATGGCGGGTGGTACTCGGTGGAGAGCAACGACGGCTATCGGCGAGTCATGCAGATGTGCAACATACAGTCCTGGCCGACCGTAGTGCTCGTCGACCCGGCTGGCAACGTCGTGActgtggaggcgctgcagtacatggagaaggagctggcACGCTACATCGATGAGGTCGACGCCAGCGTCGCAAGGGCGTCCGCACTACGTGCTGCGGCTCCCACCACTTCCCCCATCACGGCGGCCGCATCActcgccaccggcgcggGGAGCGCATCGACGTCTGCAACGGCGAGGGCATTGATGAGTGCGTCGTCTCCTTCGCCGCAGGCCAGCGAGGCCTCGCAGCAAGCGCCCGCTGTCCCGCCACTTCCTCAATACAGGGTTGACATCATTGAACTGAACGTGACAGAGAagtcgccgtcgtcaccgcagccgcgcgtGCTACTCGTGGCGGAGTCGCCAGCATTATCGCCGTTGCAGGGCGTCGCCACGGCGACGGGTCGCTTCAACACGAATCCTCTGGCTTCACACGTCGAGGTTgcggccgacgacggcgacgcgtcCACTAGTGActccgcgcacacgccaaagaggcgcagcacaagcTTATTGGGCTCCACTGGCCGCCTTGAAAGCTCTGCCTCTGTACATGACCCACAGATCCCCACCGCCGAGCCCACCCCGGTGAAGGCGGTTCCCATTACCGCGCGCTACGTGGCGGACAGCAGTGCGCACTCGGCAACGTCGACAGCGACACCAGCGACGGCATCGATATCGGCAGTGACCGTATCTCCTCTGCTCCCCAACGCGAGCATGAGCAACAACGagctcgctgccggcgttCAGCAGGGTATGATGAGCCCCGGTCGGtcggaggagaaggacgaGCAGGGCGACGAACAAGGTGTGCTCATCACCGAGCAGCCGTTTGACACTGCAATGACGTCCCTCACTCGCTTCGCCACGGATGACGACAGTGACGACACACGGCAGAAGAATTCGCACAAGGTGTGCAAGAAATCGATCAGCCTCACAACCCAGCCCTTGTGCCACCTCTCGATGCCAGCGCTGTACTGGAGTGCGGCCACTACAGCGTCCTCGGCGAACTTCTCCCTCAACAACGTATGCATGACGAAGGGCCACGCGTCGTTCCCCAGCTGGGACCCAAAGGCCTACGGAGgcgacgtcgccggcgtGCTTGCAGTGAGTGACTTGGACTCGGAAATGGACATTCCTAATCAACTCGGCAAGACGGAGGGTAGCGGCACCCGGGTGTCCAAGGATTCCTCGTCATCTAccagagaagaggaggggaggatcAAGGCGCCAACTATTCAAGTCCCGTTAGCATCTGCGCTACCGCTTACGGATGCCGTGGCGTCTAGCGCAGTGGCGCCTATGAAGACCGCGGAGGGCTGcatcgcagccgcgccaggGGCCCCGCCAATTtcaccgtcctcctcgccagcgccgctgccgatgttTTCCTCACGGTTTCCATGGAATCACGTGCTGGCGGATCCGCTGACGGTGCAAGCACCACTGTCCTTGATGACAGCTAGTGTAGTCAcagccaccactgccgcctccACATACGCAccggaggaggacgagaaTGTGCCCAAGGGGGACAAGGCCgtctcgtcgccgccgttgccttCCTTGCGTCCGTTCAGCCGTCGTGCGAGCGCAATAACATCACGCGGTGAGAGGCGACGTGGCGACGCGGAGGATGGTAGAGAGGACTCGAGCGATTTCGACCGAGCAACAGGAGCGTCCTCGGCTGgggcagcaggcgcgcgaTGCTCGACCACGCCATCTAGAACGcccgctgcgacggcggtggtgccatCGTCCGCGGTGCCCCGGCACGCCGGActcagcagcgcatcgaacAGCATCTCTGAGTCGCCGGCAGCTATCGCCCTTTCGCACGACAACCTCTCTCCCCGGAGTGGTGGAATACGAGGAGCGGGGGTAGCGCCGCTGACGTGGTCGGGGCGCCGCTTGCCGatgcacccgctgcaccgccttgcCTTCTGCTCAGTGACAGGGCGCGAGGTGCGGGAACGGGCGCGTCAGGCAGCCAACGACACTGCCCTGTCGTCTTCAGAGCTTGGAAAGGCAAATGGGCAGTCCATCGCTGCGCCCGTGATGCAGGAGGCCGTGCACCAGTCCATGGCGGACGCCTCGAACGAAAGTCCCGTGTTTCCGTCCCTGTCGCTGGCGGACAGCGCCGAGGACGCCAGCGCGCGTCGCCTGCCCGTGCCCCGTGGTTTATCTTGCCAGCCCCGGTCGCCGCTTCCTTCCACCccggcgccaccgcaaccGTCACTGTCGGAcgccgcgacgcagcggaTCATGGAACGGCTACTCGAGAACTGGCAGCGCGAGGTTGCAGTGAGGCTCCATCAGTGCACGCATCTCTTGATCCTCTTCGGCGCTGACTGGCATCCAGGAATGCCGAAGTTtgtgcgcgcggtgcgccgcctATGCAGCGCCATCAACCCGCCCCCATCTGCATCGGCCGGCGCACCGGCCTCCAGGAAAGGGTcccacggcgacggcggtgatgTTGGGGCCTTGCGCGGAGGTCTGAGTGGCCTGAAGATGCAGGGCTCCGACAGCCAGCTGAGCGCTGGGGACGATGATGTCGCCCCATTCGCTTCATGGAAAGGCTTCAGCAACTCCTTGATGGACTgggccggcggcggcctggTCGGCTTTACCGGTGGCTTTGAGGACACAAGCAGTCGCCATGACATGCGCAGCTTCTGCAGCTTTATTCGCgccgacgctgacggcggcagcgcatccgAGGAAGGGGCGTGCATGGCAAGCGCGCCTCCTTCCGGTGAGGTGGGTGCGGTGACCGACAAAGGTGCCGCATCGGACGCGGCACCTcgcctgtgtgtgcaggtCATCTACGTCAGCGCCGATGAGTCGCTGCaaggcgtgtgcgccgccatGGCGGAGATGCCGGCGGACTGGCTCTGCGTCTCCCCCTTCGTGGCACGAAGTAGGCTGGAGCGTCAGCTGCAGAAGCACGCGAGTGAGATGGCGCGCTGTATCTTTCACGTCAAGTCCTTCCCGCGCATGGTGGTCGTCGAGCTGCCCTCtgcacagcaacagcagcaacctACGAACGCAGGgtgcacggcggccgtgCATACCGGGGCCATCAGCGCTGAGGACAGAGACGAGGTCGAGGACGAACTCGGCGACCCCGCTGGCACACTCACGGCCCTGTGCGACACCACCGTCATatcgcagcagctgcttggGCAGCGGCTCTACGGACTTTGGaaggtggtgcagctgcacggcGAGACGCACCTCTGCGCTGATCCAGAGGGCAAGGGTTTTCCCTGGACTAGCGAGTCGGCTGATGTGCTGCGCGTGAAGCAAGAGGATGTGTCGGCCTTTtcgcgcgtgcggcggcagatGTTCTCATCCTTTGCCAGTGGCtgtcggcagccgcagcaagATCTACTGCACACTGCTCTATCTTCTCgtccctcgccgccgtcgaagGTCAGCAGCCCAGTCGTGTTCGAAGATGCGAAGCTTCTGCGTTCTCCCACAGAGCTGTTGAACGTGTCAGGTACATCGACCAAGAAGGTGACTGCCGTCGAAAAGGATGACTGGGTTGCCACCGCTGATACCGTATCACTGCACTACCCAGCGGAGCGCCTCTTCCCACCCATCAAACCGTTCCTCGTGGCAGACGGTGAACTCCCATCCCTGCTGGAGAGGGGCGGTTATTTTGTCGTCCTCGGCGCGTTCGGCTCCGTCGACTCGCAGCTGCACCAACAGTGCGTCAACGCGCTGGATGAGGTGCGACGGTGGTTTTACGCAGAGGTAGAGGCGCGCAAACAGCGTGCGTGGTCAgagccggcgcagctgcaggtgatGGCGCCGCACGGCACGTACGCAACGTCTTTCACCGTTGGCGGGGACCGGGTGACCTTGTCGCCTGCGGTGTTTCACGCCACCGCAGGTGGCAGCACCGGTGTTGAGGAGTACTCATTACCCACTCGCTACTCGCCGAGCATCACGGCGGCCGCAACGCTGAGCGTTGCCCCTGGCGGAGCCGATCTTGGCTCGGCTTCCGCGTCGCACCGCCCCGGCCACAGCAACTTCAGCAACCGTAGTGGCAGCGCGCCACTATTCTTGGAAGATGGCTGGTCGGAAACGCGCGCAGGCCTGTCACCCAAGCTTGCAGCGATGAGCTCTCCGATGCCCGGCCCCCTCACTCTCCAGCTGGATTCTCCCGCGGGACTACACGGGCTTCACGTGAGCGGTGCCCGTTCACTGGCgagcgctgccaccgcgcacaaacccgccgctgccgctcgcccGTTGCCGACAGTGTACTTTTATGACTCGATCCTCAGCCATCCGCCAGCGCCTGACTCACCGTCATCTGCGCCAGCGACGCACCACGGTGGTGGCGTGCCTGCGCATGACGAGCTCGGTGTCGACGAGGAGGGTGGGCTGCGGGTGAGGGCAACTCTGCTGCGCCAAGCGTCACCTGCGCCGACCGGCACACCAGCCGAGGCTTTGCCTCAGCGGTTTGGCAGCGGTGATGAgagcacggcggccgccgccgcatctTCACCCTCGattgcaccaccgccgcgtgtgTTGGATAACACCTCGGCTCTTCGCCGTCAACACGCCAAGGACCTGGCGCTCTTGCAGGAGTACATCATTGCGCCTATTCTAGAGGCGGATGAGAAGCAGCTGCCGGCGCGTGAGGGGGAGCTCTATCTGGCGTGCATCCGGTGGCCGCAGCGGACgagcgcggtgctgcggcgccgcctggCCCCCGAGGGGCGGCCAAACGCCTCAGCCCAAGCATCCTCCACGGGGAGTGCCGCGGGCTTGCCCGTGTCTTCGGTGTCGAgctccgctgccggcggctcAGTGGGAGGAGGCACTTCGTCTCCCGCGTCTGGCATGAACCCCACTTTGCGAAGTCTCACATCTTCGCAGTCGTCTGGACAGGCGCAGCTGTTGCCGGAGGTAATTACGCGTCGCTCTTCGACGCCGAGCGGTGCCTCCCCGCTGCCGAGCTCGCCGACAACGACACCGGTGCCTGGCAACGTCAGtgcagtcgctgcagctgcaactagcggcggcggcagtgcatCAAGTCACATCATCACTCCGGCCATGGCGCCTGTTGTGctgccaccctcctcctcctttgtCGCGGCCAATGCTGGCGGTGGCTCTGCAAGCGGTAATGCAACTGGCCTGAGCTCCCCGTCTCTTGGCGCCACAAACCCGCAAACCTCGGCTGCCACGTCGCTGAGCAATATCATTatagaggaggagggcaaggaGGGGTCGCCCTATTCGGACTCGACGCCGCTGGCCTCCGTAGAGGCCATCAAGTCATTCCTTTATGATAACGTTTTGCGCCTAATGGAATCCTGA
- a CDS encoding conserved hypothetical protein (previous protein_id=AAZ09575.1), translating into MPLSLVTSQVRQEVHNFFQGVVESFGVVLVWSSALDKRRARDGAEVTDEQGRLSSPPFSSTPLADVAERAAAEGALLTTPTPGSAVPLPRTAVLSGSGPGAPRLAHTFLMPSWSLLERDPKLWMLLRKNLLANLALACLTLMYMGLSRFLASNTPSSLSSAVVGDRNATTASLSADARSCNGTTATRSLTTSLVFLLLLWSVRLGLWMLKYVGQWPFYTLLQIIGLVWFSQLYRETWLVRKGWVLRGTELRETPAAGSAKNKAMAGGGGGGSDASAASHHAPPTPPPPPSVAAGAALPWLSLIPLYSGAESSGGRADGTPYEARGFSSSLLLMCTALLRSVQPYVRHTTNLVWRMITHKGPTAVLQDWVLGDASKAAAAAAAASALTSARHHQAHASRAASPHQSQRMSTSPDPFATVVLQLEAISEVLFKALATMSFAIFASAIERLPLIGTPLCAVLNAQLYVFYVFDYRYAAQQQPDAVHHRGSALTYQLRHFEQCSMYYAGYGMSSAVLSLWLTHQLGTVVSVCAVSVLYSWQVVWSGFAVPLPSSRPVPLFSVWFYVVDMAQRHYAVLWRVVVIAILLYLPLDCACWLLGTGA; encoded by the coding sequence ATGCCACTGAGCTTGGTGACCTCTCAGGTGCGCCAGGAGGTGCACAACTTCTTCCAAGGTGTCGTGGAGAGCTTCGGCGTTGTTTTGGTGTGGTCGTCCGCGCTTGATaagcgccgcgcgcgcgacgggGCCGAGGTGACGGATGAGCAGGGCAGATTGTCATCTCCGCCGTTCTCATCTACACCGTTGGCGGATGTGGCTGAGAGGGCGGCTGCAGAGGGCGCACTTCTGACAACGCCAACGCCAGGGTCCGCTGTGCCGTTGCCGCGGACCGCGGTTCTCTCTGGGAGCGGCCCTGGTGCACCCCGTCTGGCACACACCTTCTTGATGCCGTCGTGGAGTTTGCTAGAGCGAGATCCGAAGTTGTGGATGCTCCTGCGCAAGAACCTCCTGGCAAACCTTGCCCTTGCCTGCCTTACGCTCATGTACATGGGTCTCTCACGCTTCCTCGCCTCGAACACGCCATCTTCGCTGAGTAGTGCGGTCGTCGGCGATAGAAATGCGACCACTGCAAGTCTTTCAGCGgacgcgcgcagctgcaacgGTACCACTGCGACGAGGTCCCTCACCACCTCCCTGGTATTCCTCTTGCTGTTATGGTCGGTGCGGTTGGGTCTGTGGATGCTCAAGTACGTCGGCCAGTGGCCCTTCTACACTCTTCTGCAGATTATCGGACTTGTCTGGTTTAGCCAGCTCTACCGCGAAACGTGGCTGGTGCGCAAGGGGTGGGTGCTCCGTGGCACTGAGCTGCGCGAGACACCAGCCGCGGGGTCAGCGAAGAACAAAGCCAtggcgggtggtggcggaggtggcagTGACGCCAGTGCCGCCTCCCATCACGCACCtcccacgccgccgccgccgccgtccgtcgccgccggcgcggcgctgccatgGCTTTCACTTATTCCACTGTATTCCGGCGCGGaaagcagcggtggcagagcGGATGGTACGCCGTACGAGGCACGGGGGTTCTCATCTTCGTTACTGCTCATGTGCACGGCGCTTCTGCGCTCTGTGCAGCCGTACGTACGACACACCACGAACTTAGTGTGGCGCATGATCACGCACAAGGGCCCGACGGCAGTGCTGCAGGACTGGGTACTCGGCGACGCTTCCaaagctgccgctgctgctgccgccgcctctgctttGACCAGTGCCCGCCACCATCAAGCACATGCCtcgcgcgcagcatcgccgcaTCAGTCGCAGAGAATGTCCACAAGCCCCGACCCGTTTGCGACCGTCGTCCTTCAGCTAGAAGCCATCAGCGAGGTGCTGTTCAAGGCGCTGGCAACCATGTCCTTTGCGATCTTCGCATCCGCAATCGAGCGACTGCCGCTGATCGGCACACCACTATGTGCGGTGCTCAATGCGCAGCTCTACGTGTTCTACGTGTTCGACTACCGgtacgccgcgcagcagcaaccggACGCGGTGCACCATCGCGGGTCAGCGCTCACGTACCAGCTGCGTCACTTTGAGCAGTGCTCGATGTACTACGCCGGCTACGGCATGAGCTCCGCCGTGCTGTCGCTGTGGCTGACACACCAGCTCGGCACAGtcgtctctgtgtgcgccgTGTCGGTGTTGTACTCGTGGCAGGTAGTGTGGAGCGGCTTTGCAGTGCCACTGCCCTCGTCTCGACCGgtgccgctcttctccgtATGGTTCTACGTGGTGGATATGGCGCAGCGACACTATGCTGTGCTCTGGCGCGTGGTGGTGATTGCCATCCTCCTGTACCTGCCCTTGGACTGTGCGTGTTGGTTGCTCGGCACTGGCGCGTGA